The Pelistega ratti genome window below encodes:
- the rimP gene encoding ribosome maturation factor RimP, with product MADLYTLTQQAIAGLNVELVDVERAALGLLRVTIDKEGGVNIEDCEQVSRLLSRVFEVENIDYKRLEVGSPGVDRPLKTLADFKRFAGERVEVKLHTPIDNRKVFTGTLEIKDEQSHLFCLTFDVKKNEVQVIEFAYEDVDKAKLDPVLDFKGKKK from the coding sequence ATGGCAGATTTATATACATTAACACAACAAGCTATCGCTGGTTTAAATGTGGAGCTAGTCGATGTAGAGCGTGCTGCTCTTGGATTATTACGCGTTACGATTGATAAAGAAGGTGGCGTGAATATCGAAGATTGTGAGCAAGTCTCTCGTTTGTTATCACGCGTTTTTGAAGTAGAAAATATTGATTACAAACGCCTAGAAGTTGGTTCGCCGGGGGTGGATCGTCCTTTAAAAACACTAGCTGATTTTAAACGCTTTGCAGGGGAAAGGGTTGAAGTTAAATTACACACCCCTATTGATAATCGCAAAGTATTTACGGGGACTTTAGAGATAAAAGATGAGCAGAGCCACTTATTCTGCTTGACGTTTGATGTTAAAAAGAATGAGGTGCAAGTGATTGAATTTGCTTACGAAGATGTAGACAAAGCTAAGCTTGACCCTGTTTTGGATTTTAAAGGTAAGAAAAAATGA
- the aroG gene encoding 3-deoxy-7-phosphoheptulonate synthase AroG, which translates to MSYNTDDIRIQEIRELSPPAHLMREFPITRDISNVVYQTRHAVHDILQGKDDRLVVVVGPCSIHDTKAALEYADRLKVLRENYKNELEVIMRVYFEKPRTTVGWKGLINDPDLDHSFNINKGLRIARELLLSINDKGVPAGCEFLDMITPQYIADLVSWGAIGARTTESQVHRELASGLSCPVGFKNGTDGNIKIAIDAIKASSAPHNFLSVTKGGHSAIVRTKGNEDCHIILRGGKAPNYQAEFVEASSVELEKAGLAPRIMIDSSHANSSKKPENQPAVLEDIAQQMEAGDQRIFGVMIESHLVAGRQDHVEGVPLQYGQSITDGCIGWETTEVVLARLAEAVKVRRQKAQSDK; encoded by the coding sequence GTGTCATACAATACAGATGATATTCGGATTCAGGAGATTCGAGAGCTTAGCCCTCCAGCACATTTAATGCGAGAGTTCCCTATTACACGGGATATTTCTAATGTTGTTTATCAGACGCGTCATGCCGTTCATGATATTCTACAAGGGAAAGATGATCGTTTAGTTGTTGTGGTTGGACCTTGTTCTATTCATGACACAAAAGCCGCTTTAGAATATGCGGATCGCCTTAAAGTCTTACGTGAAAACTATAAAAATGAATTAGAAGTGATTATGCGTGTGTATTTTGAAAAACCGCGTACAACTGTTGGTTGGAAAGGCTTAATCAATGACCCTGATTTAGACCATAGTTTTAATATTAATAAGGGACTACGAATTGCTCGTGAACTATTATTAAGCATTAATGATAAAGGTGTACCAGCAGGGTGTGAGTTTTTAGATATGATTACACCGCAATACATTGCAGACCTTGTTTCTTGGGGAGCAATTGGGGCACGTACAACTGAAAGTCAGGTACATCGAGAATTAGCTTCGGGCCTTTCTTGTCCCGTAGGGTTTAAAAATGGTACAGATGGTAATATTAAAATTGCCATTGATGCGATTAAAGCATCCTCTGCACCACATAATTTCTTATCTGTAACGAAAGGGGGGCATTCGGCGATTGTACGTACAAAAGGTAATGAAGATTGCCATATTATTTTAAGAGGGGGTAAAGCACCTAACTACCAAGCTGAATTTGTAGAAGCATCAAGTGTAGAACTTGAAAAAGCAGGCTTAGCCCCTAGAATTATGATTGACTCTAGTCATGCAAATAGTTCTAAAAAACCAGAAAATCAGCCTGCTGTCTTAGAAGATATTGCACAACAAATGGAAGCAGGAGATCAGCGTATCTTTGGTGTTATGATTGAGTCACATCTGGTTGCTGGTCGCCAAGATCATGTAGAGGGAGTTCCTTTACAATATGGTCAAAGTATTACAGACGGCTGTATCGGTTGGGAAACAACAGAAGTGGTATTAGCACGTCTTGCGGAAGCGGTTAAGGTTCGCCGCCAAAAGGCTCAATCGGATAAATAG
- a CDS encoding Crp/Fnr family transcriptional regulator: protein MTLLRQHSLFKQYPPEFYEVLLNNSFLAKVAAGKVIFTEGDEASQYFLVAEGALEMFRYSMEGEERVFSIFEKGQVVAHAAMFMPHGKYPMNARVREDVVLYCLDRQSLHKACHQYPALAIRLLSMVSMNMYEQINQVHLLTSSSATERLAYYFIQLRKEQGDRITIPVTQKQLATQLGIRAETLNRLLSEWQQKQYIQGKRKEWELLDVGVLSSFANTGVRSF from the coding sequence ATGACTTTACTAAGACAGCATAGTCTTTTTAAACAGTATCCACCTGAGTTTTATGAGGTATTACTGAATAATTCTTTTTTGGCTAAAGTAGCTGCAGGTAAAGTCATTTTTACAGAAGGGGACGAGGCTTCTCAATATTTTTTAGTGGCGGAGGGTGCGTTAGAAATGTTCCGCTATTCAATGGAAGGAGAAGAGCGGGTTTTTTCTATTTTTGAAAAAGGACAGGTTGTTGCGCATGCGGCGATGTTTATGCCTCATGGAAAATATCCTATGAATGCCCGTGTCAGAGAAGATGTGGTACTTTATTGCTTAGATAGACAATCACTGCATAAGGCTTGTCATCAATATCCAGCTTTAGCGATCCGTCTATTGTCTATGGTAAGTATGAATATGTATGAGCAAATTAATCAGGTGCATTTACTGACATCAAGTTCTGCAACAGAGCGTTTGGCTTATTACTTTATTCAGCTACGAAAAGAGCAGGGTGATAGAATTACAATCCCTGTGACACAAAAGCAGCTTGCGACACAATTAGGTATCAGAGCAGAAACCTTAAATCGTTTACTAAGTGAATGGCAACAAAAACAGTATATTCAAGGTAAACGAAAAGAATGGGAGCTTTTAGATGTGGGGGTTTTATCCTCATTTGCTAATACAGGGGTAAGAAGTTTTTAA
- the infB gene encoding translation initiation factor IF-2 encodes MPNITVSQFAEEIKRSTDDLLEQLRLAGSTIKSADDVVTEEDKAKLLKLLNHEQGDKGKKKITLTRKKVSEISQADGSKVQVERRKKRVVVSPGVVSAELKAMSQVKATPEKVENKTETVAKTDNVSVSSSAKVEPPKVATVATAPVSPVVDDKVVKSEGVSQVEQKETPSSVDTPKVVQAEVSPKETPKAVQESVKEEVKPKEETKPLDVSHHTANQTAAKPTETNKPEAEKSNKPVPVKSSETAPKANAPKGADHKKQKQDHRATKPEHKDNRVQSKDAQKPKTGGVKSEQKPAQTKQVSAVDRENARKKAESEAAAIRDLLRKPAKPVKAAEPVEAEAPKKSGKGKKDNKSSAKKSSDNDKNWNDGAARNAKRTSGNDKRGNNLKDTEDGWRASGNRNKQKNKQQQQEQRQPQVVEFIAREIHVPETISVADLAHKMSVKATEVIKKLMMLGQMVTINQVLDQDTAMIVVEDFGHTAVQAKLDDPEAFLENTDEVREVEALPRAPVVTVMGHVDHGKTSLLDYIRRAKVASGEAGGITQHIGAYRVKTEGGMVTFLDTPGHEAFTAMRVRGAKATDIVILVVAADDGVMPQTKEAIHHAKAAGVPLVVAINKIDKPEANPERVKQELVAEEVVPEEYGGDVPFVPVSAKTGQGIDDLLENVLLQAEILELKASVETSAKGIVIEARLDKGRGPVATILVQSGTLKRGDALLAGATFGRVRAMQDEHGKTIESAGPSYPVEIQGLTEVPAAGDEVQVLLDERKAREIALFRQGKFRDVKLARQQAQNLENILNGTATDGAKTLSLIIKTDVQGSQEALSQSLLKLSGDEVRVQVVHAAVGGISESDVNLAIASQAVIIGFNVRADQNAKKLAENNGIDIRYYNIIYDAVDEVKSALSGMLAPEKREEVIGMVEIREVYSISRIGKVAGCMVVEGVVRRDSQVRQLRNNVVIWTGALDSLKRFKDDVKEVKSGFDCGITLRGQNDIEINDQLEVFEIREIARTL; translated from the coding sequence ATGCCAAATATCACTGTTTCACAGTTTGCTGAAGAAATTAAACGTTCTACTGATGATTTGCTAGAACAACTGCGTTTAGCAGGATCTACAATTAAATCAGCAGATGATGTCGTGACGGAAGAAGATAAAGCAAAACTTTTGAAATTGCTCAATCATGAGCAAGGGGACAAGGGAAAAAAGAAAATTACCCTAACGCGTAAAAAAGTATCTGAAATTAGTCAAGCGGATGGCTCTAAGGTACAAGTAGAGCGCCGTAAAAAACGTGTTGTTGTTTCGCCGGGTGTTGTGAGTGCTGAACTTAAAGCAATGTCACAAGTAAAAGCAACACCTGAAAAGGTAGAAAACAAGACAGAAACCGTGGCGAAAACAGATAATGTGTCGGTCTCTTCTTCTGCTAAAGTAGAACCTCCTAAAGTAGCGACTGTTGCAACTGCTCCAGTCTCTCCTGTCGTTGATGATAAAGTGGTGAAATCTGAAGGGGTATCACAGGTGGAACAAAAAGAAACCCCATCTTCTGTGGATACACCTAAAGTCGTTCAAGCAGAGGTTTCCCCAAAAGAAACACCAAAAGCTGTTCAAGAGTCAGTTAAAGAAGAGGTTAAACCTAAAGAGGAAACTAAACCTCTTGATGTATCTCATCATACTGCTAATCAAACGGCTGCTAAACCGACAGAGACAAATAAACCAGAAGCAGAAAAAAGTAATAAACCTGTGCCTGTTAAATCAAGTGAAACAGCACCTAAGGCTAATGCACCCAAAGGAGCGGATCATAAAAAGCAAAAACAGGATCATCGTGCCACAAAACCAGAACATAAAGATAATCGTGTTCAGTCAAAAGATGCACAAAAGCCTAAAACAGGTGGTGTTAAATCAGAGCAAAAACCAGCTCAAACAAAACAAGTATCTGCCGTAGATCGTGAGAATGCACGTAAAAAAGCAGAAAGTGAAGCGGCGGCTATTCGTGATTTATTGCGTAAACCTGCAAAACCAGTAAAAGCAGCTGAGCCTGTCGAAGCGGAAGCACCTAAAAAGTCAGGTAAAGGGAAAAAAGATAATAAATCCTCAGCTAAAAAATCGTCAGACAACGATAAAAACTGGAATGATGGTGCAGCACGTAATGCAAAACGTACCAGTGGTAATGACAAACGTGGTAATAATCTCAAGGATACCGAAGACGGTTGGCGTGCAAGTGGTAATCGTAATAAACAGAAGAATAAACAACAACAGCAAGAACAACGTCAGCCACAAGTGGTTGAGTTTATTGCACGTGAAATTCATGTGCCAGAAACTATTTCTGTGGCAGACTTAGCCCATAAAATGTCAGTTAAGGCAACAGAAGTCATTAAGAAATTAATGATGTTAGGTCAAATGGTTACCATTAACCAAGTCCTTGACCAAGATACCGCTATGATTGTGGTAGAGGATTTTGGGCATACAGCAGTTCAAGCAAAATTAGATGACCCAGAAGCATTCTTGGAAAATACTGATGAAGTACGTGAAGTAGAAGCACTTCCTCGTGCGCCAGTTGTTACCGTAATGGGACACGTTGACCATGGTAAAACCTCTTTACTAGACTATATTCGCCGAGCCAAAGTGGCTTCAGGTGAAGCAGGTGGTATTACCCAACATATTGGTGCTTATCGTGTGAAAACAGAAGGTGGTATGGTGACTTTCTTAGACACACCAGGACATGAGGCCTTTACGGCAATGCGTGTGCGTGGTGCTAAGGCAACCGATATTGTTATTCTGGTAGTAGCGGCTGATGATGGTGTTATGCCTCAGACAAAAGAAGCGATTCATCATGCGAAAGCAGCAGGCGTTCCTTTGGTAGTGGCTATCAATAAAATTGATAAGCCTGAAGCTAATCCAGAGCGTGTTAAACAAGAGTTAGTTGCGGAAGAGGTTGTCCCTGAAGAGTATGGTGGTGATGTACCATTTGTTCCTGTATCGGCTAAAACAGGACAAGGGATTGATGATTTATTAGAGAATGTCTTACTTCAAGCTGAAATTCTTGAACTAAAAGCATCAGTAGAAACAAGTGCAAAAGGCATTGTAATTGAAGCACGTCTTGATAAAGGTCGCGGTCCAGTAGCAACGATTTTAGTACAAAGCGGTACGCTAAAACGTGGTGATGCGCTACTAGCGGGTGCTACGTTTGGTCGTGTTCGTGCGATGCAAGATGAGCATGGAAAAACTATTGAATCAGCTGGCCCATCTTACCCTGTAGAAATCCAAGGTCTAACAGAAGTTCCTGCGGCTGGTGATGAAGTACAGGTCTTACTAGATGAACGTAAAGCCCGTGAAATTGCTTTATTCCGTCAAGGTAAATTCCGTGATGTGAAATTAGCAAGACAACAAGCACAAAATCTGGAAAATATCCTTAATGGTACAGCAACAGATGGGGCGAAAACCTTATCACTTATCATTAAAACGGATGTACAAGGTTCACAGGAAGCATTATCGCAATCATTGCTTAAACTTTCTGGAGATGAAGTCCGCGTCCAAGTGGTACATGCGGCAGTAGGGGGTATTTCTGAAAGTGATGTCAATTTGGCAATTGCTTCTCAGGCGGTGATTATTGGCTTTAACGTACGAGCCGATCAAAATGCGAAAAAACTTGCAGAAAATAATGGTATTGATATCCGCTACTACAATATTATTTATGATGCTGTTGATGAAGTGAAGAGTGCTTTATCTGGTATGCTAGCTCCAGAAAAACGAGAAGAAGTTATTGGTATGGTTGAAATTCGTGAAGTATATAGTATTTCTCGTATCGGTAAAGTCGCTGGTTGTATGGTGGTAGAGGGTGTTGTTCGCCGAGATTCTCAAGTACGCCAATTACGTAATAATGTCGTCATTTGGACTGGTGCGTTAGATTCTCTTAAACGCTTCAAAGATGATGTTAAAGAGGTCAAATCTGGTTTTGACTGTGGTATTACTTTACGTGGTCAAAATGATATTGAAATTAATGACCAGTTAGAAGTCTTTGAAATTCGTGAAATTGCACGGACACTATAA
- the nusA gene encoding transcription termination factor NusA, which yields MSRDIINFVDALAHEKNVPAEVVFSALEGALTSAVKKRFKEDADISVTINRQTGEYKGVQRWLVVPDEAGLAEPERQELLSDAQEVNPAIKVGEYLEKKLDLEEFGRISAQVAKQAILQRIREAEREQVLKEFLERNESIVSGTIKRMDKGDAIVEIGKVEARLPRSEMIPKENLRSGDRVRAWVKEVNQALRGQQVLLSRVAPEFIKELFEHEVPEIEQGLLEIKAAARDPGIRAKIAVVAYDKRIDPIGTCVGMRGSRVSAVRNELAGEQVDIVLWADDPAEFVIAALAPAQVVSIVVEEDKKTMDVVVDEENHAKAIGTRGQNVRLASALTGWQINIMTPEESKSRKAEENAKLLKLFEEKLDVDEEIASILIEEGFSGLEEVAFVPEHELLDIDGFDAELVAELRSRARAALLTEEIARAEAVESARDLVDIEGLDADKIAKLVQADIKTRDDLAELASDEVMEILAVSEEEAGKIILNARAHWFE from the coding sequence ATGAGTCGTGATATCATTAATTTTGTTGATGCACTTGCACATGAGAAAAATGTACCAGCAGAAGTGGTGTTTAGCGCTTTAGAGGGGGCTTTAACATCAGCAGTTAAAAAACGCTTTAAAGAAGATGCTGATATTTCAGTAACGATTAATCGTCAGACAGGCGAGTACAAAGGCGTGCAACGTTGGTTAGTCGTACCAGACGAGGCTGGTTTAGCCGAGCCTGAACGTCAAGAGCTTTTATCAGATGCGCAAGAAGTTAATCCTGCTATTAAAGTAGGGGAGTATCTAGAGAAAAAACTTGATTTAGAAGAGTTTGGCCGTATTAGTGCGCAAGTAGCAAAGCAAGCGATTTTACAAAGAATTCGTGAAGCTGAACGTGAACAAGTTTTGAAAGAATTCCTTGAACGCAATGAATCAATTGTATCAGGTACAATTAAACGAATGGATAAAGGCGATGCCATTGTTGAAATTGGTAAGGTAGAGGCTCGTTTACCTCGTTCAGAAATGATTCCTAAAGAAAATTTACGATCAGGTGATCGTGTTCGTGCTTGGGTTAAAGAAGTAAATCAGGCTTTACGTGGGCAACAGGTATTACTTTCTCGTGTAGCACCCGAATTTATTAAAGAATTGTTTGAACATGAAGTACCTGAGATCGAACAAGGTTTATTAGAAATTAAAGCAGCTGCTCGTGATCCCGGTATTCGTGCTAAGATTGCTGTTGTAGCTTATGATAAGCGTATTGACCCTATTGGTACTTGTGTGGGTATGAGAGGCTCACGCGTAAGTGCCGTTCGTAATGAATTAGCAGGTGAGCAAGTCGATATTGTGTTATGGGCTGATGATCCTGCTGAATTTGTGATTGCAGCATTAGCACCTGCACAAGTGGTATCTATTGTTGTCGAAGAAGATAAGAAAACAATGGATGTAGTCGTTGATGAAGAAAACCATGCGAAAGCAATTGGTACTCGTGGTCAAAACGTACGCTTAGCTTCTGCATTAACAGGGTGGCAAATTAATATTATGACACCTGAAGAAAGTAAGAGTCGTAAGGCAGAAGAAAATGCCAAACTCTTAAAACTTTTTGAAGAAAAACTAGATGTGGACGAAGAGATTGCTTCTATCCTGATTGAAGAAGGCTTTAGTGGTTTAGAAGAGGTTGCTTTTGTCCCTGAACATGAGCTTTTAGATATTGATGGATTTGATGCAGAGTTAGTTGCTGAGCTACGTAGTCGTGCAAGAGCGGCTTTATTGACAGAAGAGATTGCTCGTGCTGAAGCGGTTGAGAGTGCACGTGATTTAGTAGATATTGAGGGTTTAGATGCAGATAAAATTGCTAAACTTGTTCAAGCTGATATTAAAACGCGTGATGATCTTGCAGAGTTAGCAAGCGATGAAGTCATGGAAATCCTAGCTGTTTCTGAAGAAGAAGCGGGAAAAATTATTCTTAATGCCCGTGCACACTGGTTTGAATAA
- the purB gene encoding adenylosuccinate lyase: MKIAKELTVLNAVSPLDGRYASRCHDLRAYLSEAGFMAHRVEVEIAWLMALSEAGLPELPKFGVKSKQALNKIVSQFSEEDAARIKEIERTTNHDVKAVEYFLKEKVASDKTLAKAAEFIHFACTSEDINNTSHALMLTRVRDEVVVPRLKEILNVLSAYAKQFAHQPLLSRTHGQPASPSTMGKEFANVAARLKNAIKAIESVEPLAKLNGATGNYNAHLSAYPEINWQVFSKNVLKSLGLKQNEYTIQIEPHDWMAALFDAIARANTILLDLNRDIWGYIALGYFKQKLKDGEVGSSTMPHKVNPIDFENSEGNIGLANAVLRHLSEKLPVSRWQRDLTDSTVLRNLGVALGYCLVAWDSHLKGLGKLELNAAAIDADIDACWEVLAEPVQTVMRRYGLPQPYEQLKALTRGRGITEEALREFIQGLDLPKEAKDRLLNMTPRSYIGYAAKLAKAFK, from the coding sequence ATGAAAATTGCAAAAGAACTTACCGTACTCAATGCAGTATCTCCCTTAGATGGACGTTATGCCTCTCGCTGTCATGACTTGCGTGCTTATCTTTCAGAAGCAGGTTTTATGGCACATCGTGTAGAAGTTGAGATTGCATGGTTGATGGCTTTATCAGAAGCAGGTTTACCAGAACTACCTAAGTTTGGTGTGAAATCAAAACAGGCGCTTAATAAAATCGTTAGTCAGTTCTCTGAAGAAGATGCAGCGCGTATCAAAGAAATTGAACGAACAACAAACCATGATGTAAAAGCGGTAGAGTATTTTCTAAAAGAAAAAGTAGCAAGTGATAAAACTTTAGCTAAAGCAGCAGAGTTTATTCATTTTGCGTGTACATCAGAAGATATTAATAATACATCTCATGCGTTGATGTTGACGCGCGTTCGTGATGAGGTTGTTGTACCTCGATTAAAAGAGATTTTAAATGTGCTTAGTGCTTATGCAAAGCAATTTGCTCATCAACCTTTGTTGTCTCGCACACATGGTCAGCCAGCAAGCCCTAGCACGATGGGTAAAGAATTTGCCAATGTGGCAGCACGTTTAAAAAATGCGATTAAGGCAATTGAATCAGTAGAGCCTTTAGCTAAATTAAATGGAGCAACAGGTAATTACAATGCGCATTTAAGTGCGTATCCAGAGATTAATTGGCAGGTCTTTAGCAAAAACGTCTTAAAATCTTTAGGTTTAAAACAAAATGAATATACCATCCAGATTGAGCCTCATGATTGGATGGCGGCATTGTTTGATGCGATTGCACGAGCCAACACCATTTTACTTGATTTAAACCGTGATATTTGGGGATATATTGCCTTAGGTTATTTCAAACAAAAACTAAAGGATGGCGAAGTAGGCTCTTCTACGATGCCACATAAAGTAAACCCAATTGATTTTGAAAACTCAGAAGGTAATATTGGCCTAGCAAATGCGGTGTTACGTCATTTATCAGAAAAATTACCTGTATCTCGTTGGCAGCGTGACTTAACAGATTCTACGGTATTACGTAATTTAGGTGTTGCTTTAGGTTATTGTTTAGTTGCATGGGATTCACACCTCAAAGGACTCGGTAAGCTAGAGTTAAATGCTGCGGCAATTGATGCGGATATTGATGCTTGCTGGGAAGTATTGGCAGAGCCTGTACAAACTGTGATGCGCCGTTATGGTTTGCCTCAGCCGTATGAGCAATTAAAAGCATTGACACGCGGTCGTGGAATTACAGAAGAGGCTTTGCGTGAGTTTATCCAAGGCTTAGACCTGCCTAAAGAGGCAAAAGATAGATTGCTAAATATGACCCCTCGTTCTTATATTGGATATGCGGCTAAATTAGCAAAAGCCTTTAAATAA
- the mnmA gene encoding tRNA 2-thiouridine(34) synthase MnmA, whose translation MNTIVKKPRVVIGLSGGVDSSVSAWLLKEQGYDVVGLFMKNWEDDDDSEYCSSRQDWIDAASVADVLGIDIEAVNFAAEYKDRVFAEFLREYSAGRTPNPDVLCNAEIKFKAFLDHAMTLGADYIATGHYARVRAVDINGQKEYQLLKGIDPAKDQSYFLHRLNQAQLSKVIFPLGEIHKTEVRKIAEKLGLPNARKKDSTGICFIGERPFREFLNRYLSTKPGAILTDEGKQIGEHVGLAFYTLGQRKGLGIGGVKGYQSDDGTADAWYVARKDIQNNILYVVSGHDHPWLLKPTLSAEDVSWIAGYAPELGEYGAKTRYRQQDAACRLVSADQHTLSLAFNEAQWAVTPGQSAVLYQGDVCLGGGIIY comes from the coding sequence ATGAATACTATTGTTAAAAAACCTCGTGTTGTAATTGGACTCTCTGGTGGTGTTGATTCCTCCGTGAGTGCGTGGCTGTTAAAAGAGCAAGGCTATGATGTTGTCGGTCTTTTTATGAAAAATTGGGAAGATGATGACGATTCTGAGTATTGTTCTTCACGCCAAGATTGGATTGATGCTGCTAGCGTGGCAGATGTATTAGGTATTGATATTGAAGCGGTTAATTTTGCTGCAGAGTATAAAGACCGTGTTTTTGCTGAATTTTTGCGTGAATATTCAGCAGGGCGTACGCCTAACCCAGATGTGCTTTGTAATGCAGAAATCAAGTTTAAAGCTTTTTTAGATCATGCTATGACACTAGGAGCTGACTATATTGCGACAGGGCATTATGCACGTGTGCGTGCTGTTGATATAAATGGTCAAAAAGAATATCAATTACTAAAAGGGATAGACCCTGCAAAAGATCAGAGTTATTTTTTACATCGTTTAAATCAAGCTCAATTAAGTAAAGTGATTTTTCCATTGGGTGAGATTCATAAAACCGAAGTACGCAAGATTGCTGAAAAATTGGGTTTGCCCAATGCACGTAAGAAAGATTCGACAGGGATTTGTTTTATTGGAGAGCGACCATTCCGTGAGTTTTTAAACCGTTATTTATCGACCAAACCGGGGGCTATTCTGACAGATGAAGGTAAGCAGATTGGTGAACACGTAGGCTTAGCTTTTTATACATTAGGTCAGCGTAAAGGTCTAGGTATTGGAGGGGTTAAGGGCTATCAGTCTGATGATGGAACGGCTGATGCATGGTATGTGGCTCGTAAAGATATTCAAAATAATATTCTATATGTAGTGAGTGGACATGATCACCCTTGGTTATTAAAACCTACTTTATCGGCAGAAGATGTAAGCTGGATTGCTGGGTATGCGCCTGAATTGGGTGAGTATGGTGCCAAAACTCGTTACCGACAACAAGATGCTGCTTGTCGCTTAGTATCGGCTGATCAACATACTTTATCGCTCGCTTTTAATGAAGCACAGTGGGCAGTAACGCCGGGTCAATCGGCAGTGCTTTACCAAGGGGATGTTTGCCTTGGTGGTGGAATCATTTATTAA
- a CDS encoding CopD family copper resistance protein — MTYYPILLILHLLVAFVFIGTVFFEMIFLENIRKRIPKEMMRLLEKEVGIRARQVIPWVLLILFSAGIGMAWFHRGALSHPISSQFGALLLLKIILAISVLCHFITVVILQKKGKLTGKISKYVHISVLCHVITIVILAKGMYYIHW; from the coding sequence ATGACTTACTACCCTATTTTACTCATCTTACATTTATTAGTTGCTTTTGTTTTTATTGGTACTGTTTTCTTTGAAATGATTTTTTTAGAAAATATTCGTAAGCGAATTCCTAAGGAAATGATGCGTCTATTAGAAAAAGAGGTGGGTATCCGTGCAAGACAAGTCATTCCGTGGGTATTACTAATACTTTTTAGTGCTGGCATTGGTATGGCATGGTTTCATCGTGGAGCATTAAGTCATCCTATCAGTAGCCAATTTGGTGCTTTATTATTATTAAAAATTATATTGGCTATTAGTGTTCTTTGCCATTTTATCACTGTTGTTATATTACAAAAAAAAGGAAAACTAACAGGCAAAATCTCAAAATATGTACATATTAGTGTTCTTTGTCATGTTATTACTATCGTGATTCTAGCAAAAGGGATGTATTACATTCACTGGTAA